The following are encoded together in the Meriones unguiculatus strain TT.TT164.6M chromosome 16, Bangor_MerUng_6.1, whole genome shotgun sequence genome:
- the Rrp36 gene encoding ribosomal RNA processing protein 36 homolog isoform X4 → MSFEELLELQRQGGPKVCRQVVAGSCTKKQSPRQPVCVADKHRPLEMSAKVRVPFLRQVVPISKKVARDPRFDDLSGEYNPEVFDKTYQFLNDIRAKEKELVKKQLKKHRSGEEHEKLQQLLQRMEQQEMAQQERKQQQELRLALKQERRALAQQGHRPYFLKRSEQHQLALAEKFKELKRSKKLESFLSRKRRRNAGKDRRQLPLSKE, encoded by the exons ATGTCGTTTGAGGAGCTCTTGGAATTGCAGCGCCAAGGGGGACCCAAGGTATGCAGACAAGTGGTAGCTGGAAGCTGCACCAAGAAGCAAAGCCCCAGACAACCTGTGTGTGTTGCAGATAAGCACCG GCCTCTGGAAATGTCAGCCAAAGTCCGGGTGCCGTTCTTACGTCAGGTGGTTCCCATCAGTAAAAAG GTAGCCCGAGACCCCCGCTTTGACGATCTGTCAGGGGAGTACAATCCTGAAGTGTTTGACAAAACTTACCAGTTCCTAAATGATATCCGAGCCAAGGAGAAGGAG CTTGTGAAAAAGCAGTTGAAGAAGCACCGCTCGGGGGAGGAGCATGAGAAACTGCAGCAGCTGCTTCAGCGCATG GAACAGCAAGAAATGGCGCAGCAGGAGcgaaagcagcagcaggagctgcgCTTGGCCTTGAAGCAGGAGCGGCGAGCTCTGGCACAGCAGGGCCACCGGCCATACTTCCTGAAGAGAT CTGAGCAGCACCAGCTGGCCCTAGCTGAGAAGTTCAAGGAGCTGAAACGCAGCAAGAAGCTGGAGAGTTTCTTGAGTCGAAAGAGGCGCCGAAATGCAGGCAAGGACAGGAGGCAGCTCCCTCTGAGCAAGGAGTAG
- the Rrp36 gene encoding ribosomal RNA processing protein 36 homolog isoform X3: MAADPSDMSFEELLELQRQGGPKVCRQVVAGSCTKKQSPRQPVCVADKHRPLEMSAKVRVPFLRQVVPISKKVARDPRFDDLSGEYNPEVFDKTYQFLNDIRAKEKELVKKQLKKHRSGEEHEKLQQLLQRMEQQEMAQQERKQQQELRLALKQERRALAQQGHRPYFLKRSEQHQLALAEKFKELKRSKKLESFLSRKRRRNAGKDRRQLPLSKE, translated from the exons CAGACCCATCTGACATGTCGTTTGAGGAGCTCTTGGAATTGCAGCGCCAAGGGGGACCCAAGGTATGCAGACAAGTGGTAGCTGGAAGCTGCACCAAGAAGCAAAGCCCCAGACAACCTGTGTGTGTTGCAGATAAGCACCG GCCTCTGGAAATGTCAGCCAAAGTCCGGGTGCCGTTCTTACGTCAGGTGGTTCCCATCAGTAAAAAG GTAGCCCGAGACCCCCGCTTTGACGATCTGTCAGGGGAGTACAATCCTGAAGTGTTTGACAAAACTTACCAGTTCCTAAATGATATCCGAGCCAAGGAGAAGGAG CTTGTGAAAAAGCAGTTGAAGAAGCACCGCTCGGGGGAGGAGCATGAGAAACTGCAGCAGCTGCTTCAGCGCATG GAACAGCAAGAAATGGCGCAGCAGGAGcgaaagcagcagcaggagctgcgCTTGGCCTTGAAGCAGGAGCGGCGAGCTCTGGCACAGCAGGGCCACCGGCCATACTTCCTGAAGAGAT CTGAGCAGCACCAGCTGGCCCTAGCTGAGAAGTTCAAGGAGCTGAAACGCAGCAAGAAGCTGGAGAGTTTCTTGAGTCGAAAGAGGCGCCGAAATGCAGGCAAGGACAGGAGGCAGCTCCCTCTGAGCAAGGAGTAG